CCCACGGCTCGTAGCGCTCGCTCCATTGTCCGGCGTAGTACGTCGCTTGTTCATAGCGACGGATGCCCGGGGCGCTCGTGCGCAACTCGCGGTCAAACCACTCGTCCACCGTCTTCGACGGCACCCCCATCGCCTTCCAGTCTTCCAGACCGATAGGATTGACGAGCACCAGTTGCTGCGTCTCATCCGGATACATCAGCGCGTAGCGCGCCGCCAGCATGCCGCCGGTGGAATGCCCGACGACGGTCGCCGTCTCGATACCCAGCGACGCGAGCAATGCATGCGTGTTGTTCGCCAGTTGCTGGAAGCTGTACTGATACTGCGCGGGCTTGCTCGATTTGCAGAAGCCGATCTGATCCGGCGCGATGACGCGGTAGCCCGCGCCCGATAACGTGTCGATCGTCTCCCTCCAGGTCGCCGCGCAGAAATTCTTGCCATGCAGCAGGACGACGGTCCGGCCATTCGGCTGCGACGGCTTCACGTCGAGATAGACCATATGCAGCGGCGTGCGCTGCGACGTGAAGTCGAAGCGATTGACCGGATACGGATAGTCGAAGCCCTGCAATTCCGGACCGTAAGCGGGACCGGCGTTGCTGTCGGGACTGGCCCTGGCATTCAGCGGACCGCTCGCCGAGGCATTCGCCGGGGGAGCGCTGGCCGGGAGCGTGGGCGCGGCACTTGCCGCCCCCGCCTCGCTTGCGGCGACGAGCGAAGTGAAACCGACGAGCGCACCGGCGCGCAGGGTCGCAACGACGTATCGCGACAAACGGTGCATGCACTGGGAGAGCGATGAAGGCATGAGTCGATGAGTGAGGGGCGCGCCGAAGCACGCAAGTTCGACAGGGAAAACAATGAGAACAGCGCGACGAGAACAACGCGAAGAAAACAGCCCGAAGAAAACAGAGCGACGCAGACAAAGAGGACGAATGCGGTTGCGTCGATTCTGCCATGCGACGGCATTTCACGAAGGGCAGCGCTGGCTGGGAGCGACATTCGGGGCCAGGTGCAATCGAGCGTCCGGGTGTTCGGCGGGTTTGCACCGATTCCATCAACAATCGCCCTGAATTATTCTCATTTGACCGTTTTCACAAACAAATCGCTGCCGTGACACGCTGACCGATCACATGCGGCGTCGGCCGAATCCCGCATGCTGGGAAAAAGCTGGCGAAAAATGGCAACCGTCGACGGAAGCCCGAACGAACCGGCTGGCGAATACCCATTATTTTTGAGGGGTTATTCGCGGCGCTTTCTTCACATCTTCAGCAATTTTCCAGCGCCGCGGCGTCTCGCATGTTTCGGTACCCGCAACGCTATGACGGTGGGTGCTCACACCACAAGTAAGTGAGCGCGAACCCCGCCACGCCTCGCGTTATGGTACTTTTCCGACACTTCAAACGTGCGTATAAGCGAGCCCTCGCTTCGGAAACCAAAAGAATTGTGCAAAACCGGACCGGCGTCGTGCCTGTCGCGCATGACTGGCAAGACTTTGACCTTTTGGGAACGGTTTTCGGGGTGCCGAAAGAAACTCGGTAAAATCCGCAGCGGCATGGGGGGACAGGGCACACGACGCGCCCGGATGCATGCATGACACCTACATCGTGCAGTCTCATGCCCGAGCGGTCCGGCGAGGTCGGCAACGCTCACCGAAGTCGAAGTACACGGCGCACGCGCCGGCTCTAGGGAAGACACAAGCATCAGATGAAAGCGCCCAGCAACCTGATTACCGGTGAAGTGCGGAGCAAGATCCGCGGAATGATTCTCGCTTCGGAGCTCAAGCCGGGGCAGCGCCTCATCGAGGACGATCTGATTCAATTGCTGGGCGTCGGTCGCACGCCCGTGCGCGAAGCGTTGCTG
The Pandoraea oxalativorans genome window above contains:
- a CDS encoding alpha/beta fold hydrolase; the protein is MPSSLSQCMHRLSRYVVATLRAGALVGFTSLVAASEAGAASAAPTLPASAPPANASASGPLNARASPDSNAGPAYGPELQGFDYPYPVNRFDFTSQRTPLHMVYLDVKPSQPNGRTVVLLHGKNFCAATWRETIDTLSGAGYRVIAPDQIGFCKSSKPAQYQYSFQQLANNTHALLASLGIETATVVGHSTGGMLAARYALMYPDETQQLVLVNPIGLEDWKAMGVPSKTVDEWFDRELRTSAPGIRRYEQATYYAGQWSERYEPWVQMLAGMYRGPGKRIVAWNSALLYDMIYTQPVVYELGQIRVPTLLMIGDKDTTAIGKDFSPPEVQARVGHYAELAKTTQARVPGSTLVEFPDLGHAPQMQDPVAFHRALLAGLAALR